A window of Micromonospora eburnea genomic DNA:
GTTTGGCTCCGCACGCTCGATGTGATCGGCTCCGACCAGGCACCCAGAGTACGGGGTGTTCCTGAACACGTCGGGTCAAGGTCACGTCACGATCCTGCACGCGGTCACCGCGGACCCCTCAACAGCGGGTCGGTTGCCCCCCGGCGCGCAGCGTCTCCAGCGCCTTCAGCGCGTCCTCCAACGACGTCACCTTCAGCAGCGGCAGGCCCGGCTGCGGGTTGTTGACCGCCTCGGCGCAGTTGTCGGCGGGCACCAGGAACACCTTGGCCCCGGCCTCCTTGGCGCCGACCAGCTTCTGGGCGATGCCGCCGATGGGACCGACCCGACCCTCGTCGTCGATGGTGCCGGTGCCGGCGATGATCTTCCCCCCGGTCAGGTCGGCCGGCTCCAGCTTGTCGATGATGCCCAGGGCGAACATCAGCCCGGCGCTCGGTCCGCCGATGTCGGCGAGGTCGATCTTCAGGGTGAACGGGTGCGGCTGCTGCTGGTCGATCTCGACGCCGATCCGCGGTCGACCGTCCTGCTCCCGGCTGGTCACCGTGGCGGTGCCGGGCTGCCCGTCCCGGACGTACCCGATCTTCAACGCGGTGCCGGCCGGCTTGGCCCGGACCAGCTCGGTGAGCCGGGAGGCGCTGGTCACCTGCTGGTCGTCGACGGAGGTGAGCACGTCGCCGGGCTTGAGCACGTTCGTCGACGGCCCGCCGGCGGTGACCGCCTTCACCAGCACCTGGACCGGGTAGCCCAGTTCGCGCAGGGCCGCCGTCTCCGCGCTGGTCTGCGAGTTCTGGAAGTCCTCGACGTTGCGCTTCTCGATCTCCTGCTGCGACTCACCCGGCGGGTAGACCAGCTCGCGGGGCACCACCGCCTCGTCCTTCGAGAACCAGCCCGCCAGCGCCGAGCGGAGCCGGACGGTGGGCTGCACCCCGACCGTGGTGAGCCGCAACTGCCCGGCGGAGGTGGACGTCGGGCGGCCGTCGACCTGAATGATCTCCTTGCCGTTCGAGGTGCCGAGGGTGTTGACCGTCGGGCCGGGACCGAGCACCACGTACGGGATGGGCACGCTCAGCACCCCGATGCTGAGCAGGGCGGTGAGCAGTGCACCGAGGAGTACGGTCACGCCGCGACGTCTCATGCGGCAGAGCGTACCGAGCCGGGCCCGTCGCTCCGGCCGGACGACCGGCGTACTTCGCCCTCAGCGCAACGCCGACAGGCGCGACCTGCGACGCGGTGTCATCCGGTCCGCATTGCCGCCGGGCGGCGCGGGGCCGAACTGTGACCGGCCGCGTACCGTAGACGACGTGCCTGATATTCCGTTCGGCTTCGCGCTCCCGGGTGGGCAACCACCAGACCCCAACGACCCCGCACAGATGCAGCAGTTCATGACGCAGTTGCAGCATCTGCTCTCCGCGTCGGGCAGCGGACCGGTCAACTGGGACCTCGCCCGGCAGGTGGCCGCGAGTCAGCTCGCCGCCGCCGGCGACCCGGCGGTCTCGCCGTTCGAACGCAACGCGGTGGAGGAGGCGCTGCGCATCGCCGACCTCTGGCTGGAGCCGGCCACCTCGTGGCCCTCCGGCATCCGGACGTCGGTCGCCTGGAACCGCAACGAGTGGATCTACAAAACCCTCGACGTGTGGCGCAAGCTCTGCGACCCGGTGGCCAGCCGGATGGTCGGCGCGATGGGCGACCTGGTCCCCCCGGAGGCCCGGGCCCAGCTCGGCCCGATGCAGTCGATGGTCGCCACGCTGGGCGGCGCGCTCTTCGGCGGCCAGCTCGGCCAGGCGCTCGGCTCGCTCGCCGCCGAGGTGCTCTCCGCCGGCGACATCGGCCTGCCGCTCGGCCCGGCCGGCACCGCCGCGCTCGTCCCGGCCAACATCCGGGCGTACGGCGAGGGCCTGGAGCTGCCCGAGGACGAGGTACGCCTCTACGTCGCCCTGCGCGAGGCCGCCCACCAGCGGCTCTTCCAGCACGTGCCGTGGCTGCGCGGGCACGTGCTCACCGCGGTGGAGAACTACGCCGCCGGCATCCGGGTCAACCGGGAGGCGATCGAGGAGGCGATGGGTCGGGTCGACCCGACCGACCCGGAGTCGATGCAGGCGATCGCCCTGGAAGGCATCTTCACCCCCGAGGACAGCCCGGCGCAGAAGGCCAGCCTGGCCCGGCTGGAGACCGTGCTCGCCCTGGTGGAGGGCTGGGTGTGCCACGTGGTCGACAGCGCCGCGGGCGACCGGCTGCCCAACGTCGTACGCCTCGGCGAGGCGTTCCGCCGGCGCCGTGCCGCGGGTGGGCCGGCCGAACAGACGTTCGCCGCCCTGGTCGGTCTGGAGCTGCGGCCCCGCCGGCTGCGCGAGGCGACGGTGCTCTGGGCGGCGCTCACCGAGCACCGCGGGATCGCCGGCCGGGACGCGGTCTGGGGTCACCCGGACCTGCTCCCGTCGGACGACGACTTCGCCAACCCGGAGGCGTTCGCGGCGACGACCAGCGACCTGGACGAGGAGCTGGCCAACTTCGACTTCACCGCCCCCGGCGCCCCCGAGGAGCACCCTCCCACCGACGACGACAAGCCCTGATCCCTCCCCACCCCGTTCCACCGCACAACATCCGGGAACTGGTGGTCTCAACCGCGCGTCGAGGCCACCACTCCCGGCATTTGTGGCTCCGCTGGCCCTAGTGGGGGTGCGGGGAGAGGAGGGCGCGGGTGGCGTCCCAGCCGTCGAAGGCCGGGTCGAGGGCCGCCAGGTCGGCGGGGCCGCGTAGCCGGCGCCAGCCCGCGGTGACGGCGACGTCCCCCGGGCGCGGGGCGGCGGCGCGCACGTCGGCCGGCGCCGCCGTCGCCAGGTCCACCTCGGGCAACCAGTCCGGTACGGGCAGCCGCGCGGCCACGCCGAGCAGCCCCGGGCCGCTCCCCTCCACCGGGGCGACCGCCACCGGTCGGCTGGACAGCGGCCGGAGCAGCTTGGCGACGGTGAGCCCGGGCAGGTCGGGCGCGTCGGCGGCCACCACCGCCGCCTGGTCGTACCGGGCCGGCGCGGCGGCACCGCCCGGCGACCCGGCCTCGTCGGCGCTGGTGGCGGCGTGGTCGGCGGCCAACGCCGCGAACACGGCGTTGGCCGTGGGCTCGCGCACCTCGTACACCGTGGTGCCGGGCCAGACCACGGCGTCGGCCAGCCAGCGGTCCCCGGCCGGCACCGCCACCGCGGTCTCCACCTCGTTGAGCGTGGCGAGCAGGTCCACGACGTCCTCCGCGAGCGCGGTGCGCCACCGCGTCGGATCGATCCCCGGCGGCGCCCAGGTCACCGGCCCGAGCAACGCCACCACCACACGTCGGTTCATGCCCGACCCTAACCCGGGCCGCGCCGCGCGGGCCGCCCGTGGCCGGTGCCCTCGGCTCAGCCGGCCAGGGCGACGGAGGCGACGCCCTCCAGGTAGCCCCGGGCCCGTTCGGTCTTCGGGTACCGGCCGACCAGGCCCCAGAACTGCGCGTTGTGGCTGGGCACGATCAGGTGTGCCAGCTCGTGCAGAAGCACATAGTCGATCACCCAGTCGGGCATGTCCTGGATCCGGTGGGAGATCCGGATGGTGCGGTCGGCGGGGGTGCACGAGCCCCAGCGACCGTTCTGGTTGGTGACCCAGCGAACACTGACCGGGGCGGCCACGGTGCGGTGCTCGGGCAGGTAGAGGTTGATCAGACGGGTGGCCCGGGCCAGCAGCTCCGCGTCGGAGCGGGCGAGCCGGCCCTCCCGGGCGGCGAGCCGGGCCAGCATCCGGTCGACCCACTCGCTCTCCTCGGCCCGGGAGAACTGGTCGGGGATGAGCACCACGACCCGTTCCCCGTCCCGATACGCGGACACTGTACGTCGCCGGCGCTGACTGCGCCGCACCTCGACGACCGGCTTCCGCGTCCCGGCCATTACCGCTCCGCGCAGCCTCGGATGACTGTCACGAAGGCAAGCTAATGCGTACTGACCAGGGGTCCGCAAGAGTCAACACGACGACACGCGCCCGGAAAATGATGATTGGTCGCGGGGAGTCCTGAAAATTTTCGTTGCGGTACCCACCCAATTGGCTCCGGTCACCCTTCGTGGCGATCCGAACCGGCCCGCAGGCCGTCACCCATCGCCCCTCGCACACGTTAGGTGATCTACGGACGGGACGTCGCGGGGGGCTGCCCGAAGGGGAATCTGAGTGCATTCACCCGGCGTGTCCCCGCCAAACTGACTTATCCGACCTAACCCGGCATGCACACTCTCGTCGTCGGCTTGCTCACAGAGTCGACGTACAGCTGACATGGAACCGCCCAGAGCTGGGTAGGGTCCGCCAACCGGCGGTCACGCGCGTGATCGCCGAAACCCCCGGCGCCGGAGCCACGGTGGCCCGCCGCAGGGAAACCCGCTGGGCGTGCCCGGCGGACGAGACGAGGAGGGCTAGCGTGGCCGACCAGGCCCAGACGTACAACGGTTACTGCGTCAAGTGCAAGGAGAAGCGGGACTTCGAGGGACGCGTGGAGGTCTCGAAGACCGGCATGAACATGGCCAAGGGCAAGTGCCCGGTGTGCGGCACAACAGTGAACCGCATCCTCGGCAAGGCCAAGGTCTGACCCACGAAGGTGCCGCCGGGCGGACCGGCAGACGTGGGCCCGCCGGCACCTTCGTAGCCGGGTCGCGTGGGGGAGGGACGACCGGCCATCGGTCGCCCTCCCCCGCGTCACGTCCGGCCGGTGACTGTCGGCCGACCGACACCGGTTACCGCCCGGTTGTGGATAAGCCGGCTTTTCCTGTGGACAGCCCTGGATATGGTCGGGCGCACCTGTGGACAACAAGCCACGGACAGCGCGGATACGGTAACGATTCGTGGCATGACCGCCCGCACCCCGCTCGCCCGTCCGACGCTCCTGCCAGGCCTGACCCGACTCTGGCGGGACCGCCACACCCTCCAACTCGGGCTCGAACCGGGCCGGGCCGTCCTGCTGGAGGTGGCCAACCCCTCGGCCACCCGCCTGCTCGACCTGCTGGACGGCACCCGCAGCGAGCGCGCCGTCCTCGCGTACGCGGCCATGGTCCAGGTGCCACCGGACGAGGCCCGGGTTCTGCTGGACACGCTCCGGGCCGCCGGTCTCGTCGTACCGGCGCACAGCCTGCTGCCCCGCGACCTCGCCGGGCCGGTCCGGGCCCGGCTGGCCGACGAGGCCGCGGCCCTGCCCCTGACCCCCGCCGGGCTCCCCGCCACCCCGGCCCAGGTCCTGCGCCGCCGCCGGGCGGCCCGCGTGCTGGTCACCGGGGCCGGCCGGCTCGGCGGGGCGGTCGCCGTCGCGCTGGCCCAGGCCGGCGTCGGCCACGTGGCGCCCGACCTGGCCGGCCCGGTCCGCGCGGGCGACCTGGTCGGGACCGGCCTGAGCGTTGCCGAGTTGGGCCGGCCGCTGGCCACGGCCGTCCGTGACGCGCTCGTCCGGTGCGCGCCGGGGACGAAGACCGGGCCGCTCCCGCACGGCCGCGTCGACCTGGTGATCCAGCTCGGCACGGACCGTCCCGCGGCGCTGCTGGCCGCCCGGTACGCGCAGCGCCGGCAGCCCCACCTCCTGATCGACCTGCGCGGCGGGGTGCCGGTGATCGGCCCGCTGGTGCGGCCACCGGCCGGGCCCTGCCTGAACTGTCTCGACCTGCACCGGGTCGACCGTGACCCGGACTGGCCGGCGCTCGCCGCCCAGCTCGCGACCGACGAGACCGAGCGCCCGTGCGCCGCCACCACCCGGCTGGCGGCGGCGGCGTACGCGGCGGCGGAGGCGCTGGCCCACCTCGACGGTGGCGTTCCGGAGACCCCCGGCTGCGCCGTCGAGATCGCCGGGGCCGGCCGGTTCCGCCGCCGTCAGTGGCCGCCGCACCCCTCCTGTGGGTGTTCCGGGCGCCGCCCGACCCGAATCGGCATCACCCGCTCCCGGCTCGCAGCAGCAGGGGGGCCGTCGAGTCGGTAACAATGACCGGGTGACCGACATCCCGCGCCGGGCCGTGTCCCGGACCGCCAAGCTCGCCGCTCTGCCGCTCGGCTTCGCCGGCCGGACCGTCCTCGGCATGGGCAAGCGGGTCACCGGGCTCGCGTCCGACGTCATCTCCGCCGAGATCCAGCAACGCACCGCCGAGCAACTGTTCAGCGTGCTCGGGCAACTCAAGGGCGGGGCGATGAAGTTCGGGCAGGCGCTGTCGGTCTTCGAGGCGGCGCTGCCCGAGGAGATCGCCGGGCCCTACCGCCAGGCGCTCACCAAGCTCCAGGAGGCCGCCCCGCCGCTGCCCGCGGCGACCGTGCACAAGGTGCTCGCCGAGCAGCTCGGGCCGGACTGGCGGGACCGGTTCGTGGAGTTCAACGACACCCCGGCCGCCGCCGCCAGCATCGGCCAGGTGCACCGCGCGGTCTGGCGCGACCCGGGGTACGGCCCGGGCGGCGCACCGCACCACCGGGACGTCGCCGTGAAGATCCAGTACCCGGGCGCCGGGGACGCCCTGCTCGCCGACCTGAAGCAGCTCTCCCGGCTGGGCGGCATGTTCCGCGCGATCCAGCCCGGGCTGGACGTCAAGCCGCTCCTCGTCGAGCTGCGCGAGCGGATCACCGAGGAGCTGGACTACGAGCTGGAGGCCGAGTCGCAGCGGGCCTTCGCCGCGGCGTACGCCGACGACCCGGAGATCTTCATCCCGGCGGTGCTGGACGCCTCGCCCCGGGTGCTGATCACCGAATGGGTGGAGGGCATCCCGCTCGCGGAGATCATCCGGAACGGCACCGAGCAGCAGCGCGACGATGCCGGCCGGCTGATGGCCGAGCTGCACCTGTCGGCGCCGATGCGCGCCGGGCTGCTGCACGCCGACCCGCATCCGGGCAACTTCCGGCTGCTCCCGGACGGCCGGCTCGGTGTGATCGACTTCGGCGCGGTGGCGCGGATGCCGGAGGGCACCCCCGAGCCGATCGGCCGGCTCGCCGGAATGGCCCTGCGCGGCGAGGCGGACGCGGTGGTGGCCGGGCTGCGCGAGGAGGGCTTCGTCAGCCAGACCGAGCCGATCGACGCGCAGGCGCTCCTGGAGTGGCTCCAGCCGATGCTGACGCCGGTCGCCGAGGATGAGTTCCGGTTCACCCGGGCCTGGCTCCGCTCCGAGGCCACCCGGCTGGCCAGCCCCCGATCGCCCTCGTTCCAGCTGAGCCGGCAGCTCAACCTGCCCCCGTCCTATCTGATGATCCACCGGGTGACGTTGGGCTCGATCGGGGTGCTCTGCCAGTTGGAGGCGAAGGCGCCCTACCGGGCGATCCTGGAGCGCTGGCTGCCCGGCTTCGCCCCGGTGAGCTGAGCGCCGGCCGCGTCCCGCCACCGCCGGGCTGGGGCGTGTCGCCCGGATCCTCGCCGGCCTGCCCCGGTCCGGGGACGACGAGGCGACCGGGATGCCGACCGCGGCGGAGAACGCCACGGGGGCGGCGGCCATCCGGCCGCCGCCCCGTCGTAATCGGTAGGGATCTAGAGAACGCCCAGGTCGCGAGCCGACTGGTTGCGGCTCTTCATCGCGACGTTACGGGCGGAACGGGTTGCCTCAGTGCTCGTGGTGGTGCGACCGGCCTGAGGCCGGGGCATTCGAGCCCTGGACAACGCTTCGTGAAGTAGTTGCATCTCGGTTCCGTTCGGCAGGTGCATCATGGGTTTCGACTTTCTCGCGGCCGGTGGGACACCGGCGGGGACGTGTGGATCGGGAACTT
This region includes:
- a CDS encoding YlbL family protein — protein: MRRRGVTVLLGALLTALLSIGVLSVPIPYVVLGPGPTVNTLGTSNGKEIIQVDGRPTSTSAGQLRLTTVGVQPTVRLRSALAGWFSKDEAVVPRELVYPPGESQQEIEKRNVEDFQNSQTSAETAALRELGYPVQVLVKAVTAGGPSTNVLKPGDVLTSVDDQQVTSASRLTELVRAKPAGTALKIGYVRDGQPGTATVTSREQDGRPRIGVEIDQQQPHPFTLKIDLADIGGPSAGLMFALGIIDKLEPADLTGGKIIAGTGTIDDEGRVGPIGGIAQKLVGAKEAGAKVFLVPADNCAEAVNNPQPGLPLLKVTSLEDALKALETLRAGGQPTRC
- a CDS encoding zinc-dependent metalloprotease is translated as MPDIPFGFALPGGQPPDPNDPAQMQQFMTQLQHLLSASGSGPVNWDLARQVAASQLAAAGDPAVSPFERNAVEEALRIADLWLEPATSWPSGIRTSVAWNRNEWIYKTLDVWRKLCDPVASRMVGAMGDLVPPEARAQLGPMQSMVATLGGALFGGQLGQALGSLAAEVLSAGDIGLPLGPAGTAALVPANIRAYGEGLELPEDEVRLYVALREAAHQRLFQHVPWLRGHVLTAVENYAAGIRVNREAIEEAMGRVDPTDPESMQAIALEGIFTPEDSPAQKASLARLETVLALVEGWVCHVVDSAAGDRLPNVVRLGEAFRRRRAAGGPAEQTFAALVGLELRPRRLREATVLWAALTEHRGIAGRDAVWGHPDLLPSDDDFANPEAFAATTSDLDEELANFDFTAPGAPEEHPPTDDDKP
- a CDS encoding M48 family metallopeptidase — its product is MAGTRKPVVEVRRSQRRRRTVSAYRDGERVVVLIPDQFSRAEESEWVDRMLARLAAREGRLARSDAELLARATRLINLYLPEHRTVAAPVSVRWVTNQNGRWGSCTPADRTIRISHRIQDMPDWVIDYVLLHELAHLIVPSHNAQFWGLVGRYPKTERARGYLEGVASVALAG
- a CDS encoding DUF5679 domain-containing protein is translated as MADQAQTYNGYCVKCKEKRDFEGRVEVSKTGMNMAKGKCPVCGTTVNRILGKAKV
- a CDS encoding TOMM precursor leader peptide-binding protein, encoding MTARTPLARPTLLPGLTRLWRDRHTLQLGLEPGRAVLLEVANPSATRLLDLLDGTRSERAVLAYAAMVQVPPDEARVLLDTLRAAGLVVPAHSLLPRDLAGPVRARLADEAAALPLTPAGLPATPAQVLRRRRAARVLVTGAGRLGGAVAVALAQAGVGHVAPDLAGPVRAGDLVGTGLSVAELGRPLATAVRDALVRCAPGTKTGPLPHGRVDLVIQLGTDRPAALLAARYAQRRQPHLLIDLRGGVPVIGPLVRPPAGPCLNCLDLHRVDRDPDWPALAAQLATDETERPCAATTRLAAAAYAAAEALAHLDGGVPETPGCAVEIAGAGRFRRRQWPPHPSCGCSGRRPTRIGITRSRLAAAGGPSSR
- a CDS encoding ABC1 kinase family protein, giving the protein MTDIPRRAVSRTAKLAALPLGFAGRTVLGMGKRVTGLASDVISAEIQQRTAEQLFSVLGQLKGGAMKFGQALSVFEAALPEEIAGPYRQALTKLQEAAPPLPAATVHKVLAEQLGPDWRDRFVEFNDTPAAAASIGQVHRAVWRDPGYGPGGAPHHRDVAVKIQYPGAGDALLADLKQLSRLGGMFRAIQPGLDVKPLLVELRERITEELDYELEAESQRAFAAAYADDPEIFIPAVLDASPRVLITEWVEGIPLAEIIRNGTEQQRDDAGRLMAELHLSAPMRAGLLHADPHPGNFRLLPDGRLGVIDFGAVARMPEGTPEPIGRLAGMALRGEADAVVAGLREEGFVSQTEPIDAQALLEWLQPMLTPVAEDEFRFTRAWLRSEATRLASPRSPSFQLSRQLNLPPSYLMIHRVTLGSIGVLCQLEAKAPYRAILERWLPGFAPVS